ACTCTCCATACTGACGCAACCACAACAATGTGCTTCCATAAGCTGGAGGACAAAAGAGCTGCATCATCACTTCATACCTGCAGTTCCTTTTTTAGTGACTGACAGTAGAATTCTCACAATAAACAGTGATGGATGCACTTTGGGCCaggagaaacacacacataatgcAACACTTTCAATTACACCTGAGAGACGCCATGACAGCCTATCCTTGTGTGAGTCCCTCTCAGTCTCCTGGGGCCAATGCACATGCATTGTGCTCAGACAGCAACCAgtagtctgaaaaaaaaaaagttgtgtctgGAGCAATCCCTTGTTAGACTTCAGGTATCATGTAGGAGCATTTTTAGCTGAcacccaaaacacagcattggGTCCAATTTCTCAGTCCTATAATTATGCAATCCTGCAGTAGAGAGGATTTGAAACCAAATTTAGGATATAAAACGGCTGTGGAATCAAACAAACAACGTCCCAAAATCTCTTCTACTAATGGTTATTACCTTTCTTAAGTACAATTTATTCtgaatttttaaaagaataatattgTCCAAAATTGCCTTACTTCAATCTAGAATAAAATGCCATCTGATAGACCAAGACACAAAAGTCTTGCATATCTGTTTACACTGTCAAGCAAATCCAGAGGTCtgatcacactgtaaaaagtgataagttgacttaactgaaaaaaattgaggaaacctgttgccttaaaatgattaaataaagaataaaaaaaaaaaagttaagtaaacttgacaattcacttttttttttttcaattattatttacttaattttaaggcaacggtttcctcaatttttaaagttaagtcaacatcactttttacagtgtataatagCATTTCAAGAATCCCTGTAatccacaaaatgaaaatgttcataATATCGGTTTACACTTGTTGCCTTTTCAACTCAAGGTTACCATGAGATGCACCTCATcacctttttttaaaacatactacATCTAAACTTAGAGctgaaatgataaaatacacTGCTTATGCTCTACGTTATGTTTGTAGGTTCAGAGCTCAGTCTTTTTCAAGAAGCATTACCGGAAAACATTTACTTCAGCTGTGCTTCACTTGACAGAGTGGCATGaatggattttaaaaaatacactgcTAAAATTAATATCTTCACTTAGATTTTTTCTGGAATATGCAAGATAATAATATTAACTGCAATAATTCTAAAAAACAATCAGCCCTAATATTTATCTAAATGTGGCCATTCATCACAAAATTTTGAAGTTATATCCAGTCTACGCCGGATGTGCTGCACTGCTCAAATTgcatcaaatgcaaaattgtacAAATTCCTCCGAATTAGCAATCTCATTCATTGGTTTTCATATGACCTGCTAAGACCCCAGcgtcaaaatatatttttatgttatgtttagGGATGGACCTTAATGATTACTTTTTTCTATCATACACAAATTCATAAGAAATCACCTcgtaaaatatttctgttttcctGTGAGATTGGGTTGATAGAGGCCATTATGATCAGTGATATTGTCTTTCCTGGACGGATCGTGGCAGTAAACTAGTTGCAACAATAAACAGATTCCCACGTTCTATTGCTGTCATACTCTACACCCTACTTCCGACAACAGGACAAATTAATTTGGAAAGTTCGCTTTGACACATCCAGTGCAGAAGGCCTTTAGCTGTTGCAACATGGTGTGATGTGATGCGACAACGGTCCGTTGCAAATGCAGTGTAAGTTTATTAGTGATATtaaacatatacataaatatgttcAAATGCTATTTAATGCTGTCAGTATGATCCTGAATAAATTGTTCTTGTGGTAGCGTACTTATTATAAGTATACTTGAATGCAGTTAAATTACTTTGAATTATGTGCAGCTTGGCAGACTACACTGAAAATGCTAAAGTGCCatgatgcaaacaaaaagtcGAGCTATCATTGTTCTGAACCCTGCTTTTGACCCCAGGTAGAGAAATGTTTCACTGTTGTAATTTAAAGCGAGGTTAGCGCCACTTTTCCCTGCGGGTTTTAAAAGACTGTTCCTGTGTCAAAGTGTACAGTGTGAAACAATGAGGCACTGAATGTTATGGCTATATGTTTAGCAACAGACATCCAGTCACGTGCCTGATATTCACCTGCTTTGGACAGtcacagaaagaaaaaatctCGATAGTACAGTCTGCAATACATTATATGTCGACGTGCATTTATGAGCCTTTATGTAAATAGGTTGCACGCTGTGTTCATCCAATCAGTGAATCTGGTactgcaaatatgcaaatacgAATTTTAGGAATGTACTGTGTGAATACACAGGATTAGTTGTTAACCACAGGCAAATTTATGAACACTTTGAAAGTTAAGCAAGACAACCCGGGATTCTGTTTACCCAGAGTTTAGTATGATCCAGAGTTGACTGCtgcaagtgtgaaaagccctctTGTGAAGAAATTACAccaaaaaaagattttcaaacTTAGAAATCTGATCAAAGCACAAACACATGCAGAAGTACATCTGAAGGCGGCGGTGTGAATGTGCACAGCTCTGTTAGTCTCACCTGACGTGTTTGCCATGAATGAGCGAGAGCAGACAGAGGTTCACCATATTCCACGAGGTGCTGTTATCATAGCGCATCAGGTTCAGTGCCATCGCAACATGCGAGTGACAGTTGTCACAACAGAGGTTGTGCTGGAGGGAAACGGAGATAATCTGTCAGAATATATAAGCCAGTTTATCTGtatggatgctaaaagaaatatatatatatatttcattctgGGAAATTAATagtataaaaagaaaaaaacatttgaatgtaGTTCATAACTGCACATGGATTTCAACACTTTTCAAAACAGGGAAGAAACACAGATTACCATTCTCTGTTTGTACTCTTCTGATGCGTTGTGAACTGCTGTGTCCCACGCGTTAGATCCACTGGCATACACTTTACTGACGTCTAACATCCAGTACCTGGGAACAAATGCATGAATCACATGTCTcatgaaaaacacaatgcaGTTCAACAGGCCAAGTCATTTCTTTTATAACCACTGTTGGAGGACATTAACCCTATAAAGTCTGCTGTATCATTTGTTACACAAACTTCTATGAGCTCTAAATGACCAACTCGATCAAGACTTGACCTAAAAACATGTTGTTCACAATCTACTACTTGCCTTCTGTCGTCTGATCGATAGTTTATACTTTTTAGCAAATAAAGGCCTTTTAGTATACCGTAATAGTACTTCATGGTACATGTATTTTTGCGGTGAaatcttaacttttataaagtaaacgtaagaataacttttatattgtaagtaatatttcaagatgaacacttactggaacGAAGcgacttttttaatttaacttgttTAATTGcctattttgtctttttttgtttgtttttttttacaaaaaaaatcatgttaaaatgtgagcATTAAATATGATACAGTGTTCTATTTGAAATGTGATCATGTCcagatgaacatttatttatatttctctcAATCATCACtgtattgtattgcattgtaTGTTTtgccccccccaaaaaactacagagctttgatcataaacTTAGCacttaaatatcattttattaaGACATATTACTGGGAGATAAAGAGTGATGACTGATATttattgtatgcattttatgcaagtatacttttatactgttataaagatctcattgatctGAAGCTATCtgaatttaatcatatttggccatataaatatcagcaactgcatatttttgctcattttgGGCAACTGAATAAAATTGAGGTGTTTTTCCCCTCTCGAGTGtgagctccatattctcactatatcatatgtgaccctggaccacaaaaccagtcataagtgtcaatttgtCTAAATTGggatgtatacatcatctgaaagctgaataaatacgctttccattggtttgttatgataggacaatatttggctgagatccaactttttttgaaaatctggaatctgagggtgcaaaaaactcaaaatattgagaaaatcgcctttaaagttgtccaaatgaagttcttagcaatgcatattactaatcaaaaaacaagttttgatatatttacagtaggaaatttaaaaaatatcttcatgaaacatgatttttacttaatgttacctaatgatttttggcataaaagaaaaatcaataattttgacccatacaatgtatttttgctacaaatataccccagcgacttaagactggttttgtgctccagggtcacatattatatgaGCCATATcagcctgatgtatcaaatatgatacaaaacataaaacacatatgcaaactttatatatattttgtatgaaAGTctaataattagattttttctgATCATTATTTCACAAGTCAGGGTTTAAAAAGGTGACAGCTGCAATTTTTTGACGATTGCATACTTTCTTGTATACCAGCTTTATATAGAGACAGCGATAAGTCAGTCATTTGTGTAAGTAAACACTGTGGCATCGCTCTGTTTTGATCTTGCTGTTCAATGCAACATTAAAGCATTGACTCACTTTGTCGGTCTTCCAAATGCCATGTTATCCTCCTGCAAGAGCAGAGAAACAGACAGTCAACTCTGTTTGTGTACAATGTAacaattaacaacaacaaagccCTAAGCAtaggcgtttttttttttttttatagttcatTCATAACATTTGCCTCTTTCCTGAAAGACACCATTATGAATCCACACTTCTCTCTGTGAATGCCAGTAATCCTGGGAGGTCTATATGACCTGCAGCTATCCGTTAGCTGTCACTTATCTCAAGTGTGTGCGCTGACACGGTGGCTCAGTTCTGCTGCCAGGTCATGTGACTAATGACTGTAGAGCTGCAGCTGACATCATGATGACAGCACTAATTGCCTGACAGCACCACAGTTACACACACAAGCGCCTTCAACAGCAACTCTGACAAACTCTGTTTCAGTCCTTTCAAGCCCACTTCACACTTTAAACAGCACTACAAAATCAAACATCTATActttaaacacacacaatacaaaaatactgcTTGGAAAATATTCTTTGTCATAATTCACAGGACATATTTTACATGTAGATACCCTAATTTTTTCCAGTTTGATTTTAACCAgttccaggtttttttttttttttcacttgtttACTCTTAAAATTAGTTAAAAACAAGATCAATAAATTCTTAATGCAAGGGCAGTaagataaaatacaatttaagatGCATTATACAACCCgtattccggaaatgttgggacgtttttttttgttttttttttaaaaagaaaacaaagactttcaaatcacatgagccaatattttattcacaatagaacttagagaacataaatgtttaaacagagaaattttacacttatccactaaatgagctcatttcaaatttgatgcctgctacagatctcaaaaaagttggcacgggggcaacaaagggctgaaaaagcaagagaTTTTGAAAAGATCCGGTTGaaagaacatctagcaactaattaagttaattgacatcaagtctgtaacatgattatctataaaagggatgtcttagagaggcagagtctctcagaagtaaagatgggcagaggctctccaatctgtgaaagagtgcgtaaaaagattgtgggcacattactaaatgggcccaggaatacttccagaaaccgctgtcggtaaacacaatccgccgtgccatctgcagatgccaactaaagctattactaacatctttaatatgtgaatgctggcaaatgaccatggcataaacgggataatcaacggctagctgtgcattaaacgatttgaatgaaCTTCGtggagacctgtagcaggcatcaaatttgaaatgagctcattttgtgcataaaactgtaaaagttctcagtttaaacatttgttgtgttatctatgttctattgtgaataaaatattggctcatgtgatttgaaattcttttagttttcattttattcaaatttaaaaaacgtcccaacatttccagaattcaggTTGTAGGAAAATAAGTCAGTGTTGATTCTTAAGAATATGTATATTCtataaaatggaaaacaaactacttaaagggacagttcacgcaataatgaaaattctgtcatcatttactcaccctcatgtcggcccaaacctgtgtgagtttctttcttctgcagaactcaagaatgttggaaaccaaacagttgctggtagccattgacttccatagtatttcccCCCCCCCATACTGTGGAACTCAATTGCTACaagcaactgtttggttgccaACATTTTGCTGAACTATTGAACAGCTTACTTAAAAtcaattttctaaatattttagatcttattgtgaatgattgaTCCATGTataagtttctttttttaatttttaataatgctctcattgatattttgaagaatgctggtaaacaaacaattttgaaaaaaaaaaaaaaaaaaaaaaacacagacatttctcaaaatatctacTTTTAGGTTTCACAGAAGACAGAAAGTCATACCGGTTTGGAACGAAATACGAATTGAGTCAATTATGATTTGAtgtgaatttttgggtgaactataatatgatttttttttttttttttttaacatggatCAGTAAGAAATCACTCTTGCAACCACAAAGTAATGTGGTCAAAACACATAGCtaacatattttgaaaaacataacACTTTTAGCATGTGCAAGTGTCATAATGTTCTGAAATGTAATCTACTACAGCCCATTTTTATCATCAAGCAATTTCCAAAACCCTTAAAACTGTGAACTGACCTCAACCCACATCGCTCTGCTCATTCCACATGCGAGATGTGTTTCAGTCCCTGTCAGCCACAAGCGGAGTTAAGTGCAGCAGATTGTGGTGCACTTGAGTGTGTGCTGGCCCGTATCACCGCAGGTCAAATAACCCCATCTTCTCACGTTACCAGCCCTGCTCTACCCAACACATTTCACTTTTGCTCCTGTCTGACAGAGATGTGCTTAAAGGACGATGTCCGAACCTGAAGAGAACTGCTGTGGGGCTTTCGTACCATGATAACTTTGCTTTTGTTTGAACATCTTGTTTGACTTTGTACAGGATTCTTATGAACAAGCGGCTGGATCCTCCATTTAATACCAGGTGCAGTATGAGATAGCGTTGCCCTGACTGTGAACTCTAGGATCTGACCATGTATTTTTAACAAGAAGGTCTCTGGAAGCGACTGAGAAAACTGCAATTAGTCGTGCAGAGAGCTGACGGAGCTGGAGGTGTAGCTTTCACCGCATGTCCTCCTCTGCTCTGCACCTTTTTGCACAggtatagatttttcttttggAAATAACAGGATGTGTTCTTACAGGGTCACTGAAGAAGCTGGTGGCGAACGCTGAACTTTCCAGCGATTTCTAGTGAAAATGATCCACGCAATTTCACACCAAATTATAGAGACCTTTATCTAGAGGAACGTTCTTAACCGAAACCAGATACACTTTATAAGGCCTTTATATGTCAACAAAAAGTTGTTTGACATTGTTGAGGTCAGACAGGAGGAAAGTGCAGCCCAGTCTACGCAGGTCATTTATAACACAGCTCAGGCGTCTCACAGTAACAAGCCTCCATGGGCTTCTAACAAGCTCATTGTTGCCAGATTGAAAGAGATCCAAACCATCCAATGATAGATTTAAACCTGCACCGTTTGGAAATCTTCCCAATGTTACTTAAATGATGCAGTTTGGCAATCTGGCATCCGTTTTCTCTACTAAGAAAAGGTGCTGCAAATGATGTTCAGCGATGCTCAACTATgcttaaataatgtttaaatacagGTCAGGTGCTTCTTACATTTGCAAGCAGACCTTCTGAGTGATGTATTTCTCAATGGCACACTTGGAAATAAtactaattatattaaattttacaattgtCTTGACAACCTTGTTTTCTATCAGCTATGTGTGAGAATCAATCAGTTTTGAGGATGTGATACATTTGTTGTTTCTTAAGATTGTGGatcttatataaataattttgttttctcaGTGCCACAAGTTCTGAAGTATACAAACAAAATTTGTGCTTCAGTGAGAAACCAGCGtgaacatatacacacatatatacacacacacacacacacacacacacacacacacacacacacacaagaggcttgaacaaaaatgaaaggaaaattaaaactttatagcAGTCTGGTCTTTGTGAAGTCAGACAAACAGACCTAGACAATGTTACTATAGCTAGACATTATCCTGCATGTACATGTTAACTGGATGACATTGCTTGCTGCTGCATGttacctctgtttttcagagtgtgtttttaaatatccaGTCATGCATTGTCTCATGTATTCTTGGACAGGCAGATGAGGACTCTAGCTTGAACATGTCACGACCCCCTAATATCTCAATTATAATAGTGCATGTAAATATACTTACTGAGACAAAGTATGGACCTGCAAAATCACGGATCACTCCAGTGGAGGTGCAGATGCCCATGTGGCCGATGAAAGGAAAGAGCCATCTGAAAGAATACAACAAACAAAAGGAATtaacaaaaccaacaaaagcaCACTGTCTTAAGATTTGATTTTGCCCCAGACAAGAATATGATCAATGTTTTCACCCATTTTCCAGGAagagtagtagtagtagtagtagtatatttttatttaatgccatgtcagcatctcaggctattttcatggcaaaaaaatataaaatacaagtataacaaatacaataaaaaccagcaaacaaacaaacacaagattttttttacattattttccaggacgaaaaatgttaaaagcttatattatttttctctgTAAACATGTCCATCTTCTGAAAATttgctttattgttttttgttctttatACCTATATATTTCTATGATGGTACTAATGAACTGAATGtgtttatatacaaaatacagtAACTACTTGATATATTTGTTATCAGTTAATTTGTTTCGGtctcatttattttaactatCTGATTATTGCCTGTTCCACAGTCAGCCATATTTGAACTGttcttacttttttaaagttaataaatgttttgttttgttttcataatgAACATATTTATGATGATTCTAAGCAATTTAAATGGATGCgttttgaaaatatgattatttaaaatcaaatagaTGTCAATTCTATGCCATTATTTAATTCAATTCTCTTTTTTTGAGTGCAGAAATCTtaccattttcatttcattaatgtatgactgacaaatatgcatcacattaagaTTAAGTCTAATTCAAATGGATGGAAATTTGATATGcaattgaaatataattttaacctttttttagtttatgcaTGTATACCACTtagttgagtttatttattttattttttgtattgttatCTGAAAAGAAAATAGTTGGTTATCGGAGAAGAATAGCAGTCACCAgacaatgcatttttgtttcattgttttttcaTCATTTGTTATGTcagttacattaaataaataaataaataacggtTTCATCTATGTGTGACTGACATATATGCATCAGATTAGGTTTATTAGTTTGTTCATGTTAAAACTGCATAATCCAAATAGATGGAAATTTTATGTgcaattcaaatatataaatcttGCATGAGGGTTTACTTTATGATAACGGACCAACAGACTCAACAATATCCCTTCACTTACTGCTTGGCTAGAGCCAAAAAAGGCAGGAAgaaattgctaaaaaaaaaaaaacaccggctattatttgaaattgtttacAAGAGTGGAAATACATATAAACACGTGTGTTTTAGAGAGGACAGCTAAAAGCACAAGGCTTGATGCTGGAGAATGGCCTTTTCAATATCACACACCTGGCCAAAATCCAGCTTCCCCTGCCGAttcatattcatgtcattttggCTTTGGAATTCAAACAAGCAGGGCAACAGAAGCGGCAATCCAAAGGACAACCAGATAAGGAAGCGGATTAGACACTAGACAAAAAATTCCTgtcaaattgattaaaaaagtaTTATCAACAGAGCTCTCAGGGGGGCGATATGAATAACAGTATGAATATCCTGGATAAAACAGCCCCGGCGGAGTTTGTGAAATGGAGTAGGGCATACGCCGGCACCCCAGATACGCTCCTGTCCATGTGCATAATTATCACCGAGTGTCCTACAGAGTGAGTCGCCGACCCAAATACAGGAGAAGAAAACATGGGGCGAGGAACTCTCACACTGAGATAATCTGCAGTGGAGGACACCAGGACACTGGTATAAGATCAGCTGTAACATTCATCTCAGCAAATGAGATTATCGGAAGGAGTTTGGATTCTGATCCCAGACCAGAACATAATGGGTGTTGTTAATGAACTCAAGCTCCATCCCAGGACAAATGCATCAAAGATTCAACAAAGGTGTCGTGTTTGCAACTAATGGTCATAAATTATAATGCATGTTATAGAATTACTGATATGCATTACAAAATGGTGTCCAATCACTATGCTTTTACTTTACCAagaagttttaaaatgtactacaATTATCAAAGTATTACTATggtattctttaaaatatgatGGGCACTGAAGAAAGCATGGGCTGAAACGTCTGCTCTCTGGTCTGTTTTTAATACACTTTGCacattttttgtcactttttcacttttgtatatgaaaaataaataactaaattttTGGTAAACCTTTTTGGTCTGTTTTGAATTTTTGTAGTGTGCGGACAAATTCAGCTACCTATTGGACTAATTCTTTAAAATAGCCAGGTGTAAACACTGCAGTACATTCATACGGTAATTATTCAGCACCATACATCTATGTTTTAACAGTCTAAAACCATCACTGTACAATGGTAATTCCACACTACTTTCAGGTAAAGAGAAGAGAAGACATTGTAATCACTTTAATTACAGCTATACTAACAGGAATGTTATAGTTAAAATCACTTTCAGTTAACAACAGTTGTAATAgctatctttatagttatcactcttggtgtgaacgggccttaacAGATTTCATTCTGAATGTCTCAAATAGCTTTTACAATCATATGGATCAAGATTAAGTATAGGGAAGGATCAAATTTACATGCACAAAGAACAGTTTTGAGCCAATGAAATGGCTAAATTGAATAATGAAGGTTAGACAGGTTTTGTTTTCCATGGCAATGTGGTACGTTCAAATATTTGGTGTCAAGATTTAATGATAACCATATGAAAACTTAAATGTATTCCGCCCTTGTTTGACCTGTTTTCTCAcaccatattttaatttaattacaaaccTTATACAGTTTTAGCAAATAACAATTTAAAGTTCTGTCTGTTCTTCACACAGAGCTAttatatgacttcagaagacttgtgTTCGACTACTTTTTGTCATGTTTGGAGCAGCAGCTCCAGTCTCCATCCACACACAACAGCGCCAGTCCCCATCCACTCCTACTGTATCAAAAGAATGTGAACATTGTTTAAAATACTTCTAAGAGCGCATCTTCGGTGTTCGAATTATTCGaatttgtgttccatggaaCAAAGTCAGAGCAACATGTAAAGTGTAAATGATGGCAGCATTTTATTTCCTTCTGGGGACTACTCCTTTAAACACAGCGACCAGGTTTTTCCACTCAGGAAAACCGGTTCAAGTGCCAAATCTGGTAATGTTTATTAAACCCTTTTGGTAACGCGACGCGACGCGACATACCAGAATGCTGCCACATCAACGATTGCTCGATGACGCGACGCGACGCGACGCATCGCTTGCTGGTGTAATGCATCCATCATAAACACAAACCTCTTTCTACGGGACTGAATCGattttaaaacatcaacatAAAGAAAAAGCAACAGTGGAGGCGAGAATCACTCACGATAACACGGGGATTGGCGTCCATACAATACAGTAGGGATAGCGGCTAATGCTCGGGTCTATCTTCTCAAACGCTATGTTATAATTCTTCATGGTCTCTATTTCGACAGCATCCGCCATCACCAGCTGTGAGAAATGAACTTCATTCGTTCCGCTTCCTGGATCTGCAGCGCGCTGGCGACGCGAGCGGCGCGTTTCCGGGGTCCCAGGCTACTACTGCAGACCACACACTTTATCAATGGTAAATATCAAGtgataaaaatgacagtaataACCATTGAGAGAGGACATGTTTGACACggatatacatataaatgagtAGTAAAGTCATTTGgcattttaatgtttcatttttgtttgtatgtttgtatgAGAGGATCTGGGCATAACATAGACAAgcgtttgtttatttatttatttaaatacaaagggattataaattaaaagaatGAGCACAGGTAggctatcaaaataaaaattttaattcataCTGTTGCCACATTATGAGCTACAATTTAGAACATTGTTAATTGCTTTcctgaaaatgtaatttgttgtatttttgtgaataaagaatattttataaataataatagtgtttGCACAGAAAAAAGGTAATGCACTgatgaataaatgaattcaCTTGAAAGGAATGGTTTATCCAAACGTGAACATTTTCTgaatccaagatgtagatgagtttgtttctttatgggaacagatttggagaaattctgcattgcatcacttgttcaccaatggatcctctgcagtgaatgggtgccgccagaatgagagtccaaacagctgataaaaacatcacaatcatCCACACATGAAAAGTCATCTCTTCTGAAtcaagagagaaatatgcacaagaTCAAGCACTAGTTAGGCTACAagcgaaaacagtccaaaacagttctgaaCTAATATGTCAATgggttttgatgtgagaggacaacaggggatggatcACTGAAGGATGCTTTATTATGGGTAAGGACTCTAACTCTAAGTTAAAATGCtgtaatgatggatttgtttcttacaaatacaTAGCTGTTC
This portion of the Onychostoma macrolepis isolate SWU-2019 chromosome 19, ASM1243209v1, whole genome shotgun sequence genome encodes:
- the tmem222b gene encoding transmembrane protein 222 — encoded protein: MADAVEIETMKNYNIAFEKIDPSISRYPYCIVWTPIPVLSWLFPFIGHMGICTSTGVIRDFAGPYFVSEDNMAFGRPTKYWMLDVSKVYASGSNAWDTAVHNASEEYKQRMHNLCCDNCHSHVAMALNLMRYDNSTSWNMVNLCLLSLIHGKHVSCVGFLKTWLPFCILTSVILAVTLSLNLR